Within the bacterium genome, the region CCGCGTCCGGCGCCTGCAGCACGACGCCGCCGACGGGCGTCCCGGGCGCGCGCGCGAGAGGCGCCGCGCAGCCCGCGACGACGACGGCCGATGCAACGAGCAGCGCCGGGCCTCTCACGCCGGCGGGGCCTCCTCGCCGCCGACGGCATCGAGCACCTCGCGCAGGTCGGCCAGTCCCTGCGAGGCCTTGAGCAGCCCGTCCTCGCGCAGCGTCCACATCCCCTGCCGCTGCGCCTCCTCGACGATCAGCCGCAGCGGCTCGCCGCGCAGCAGGCGCTCGCGCAGCTCCTCGCGGACCGCGAGCAGCTCGAACAGCGCGACGCGGCCCGCGCGCCCCGTGCCCCCGCACTCGGCGCAACCGCCCGCGCCGTAGAAGGTCAGGTCGCCGATGTCGTGCCCGCGGATCCCCTCGAGCAGCCGCGGCGGCTCCGCAAGCGGCTCGCGGCAGGCGGGGCAGAGCTTCGGCAGCAGCCGCTGCGAGAGCAGACCGCGCAGCAGCATTCCCTGGGTCGCCGGGCTGACCCCCGCCTCCCGCAGCCAGGCGAGCGCCTGGAGGTTGTCGCGCGCCTCGCAGATCGCCACCACGAGGCAGCGGCGCGCCGCGTTGAACACCATCTCCAGGGTGTCGCGGTCGGGCACGTCGCCGAGGCCCACGACGTCCGGCTCCTGGTGCAGCAGCGCCTGCAGGCCCGCGGCGAAGCTCAGCGCTGTGCGCCCCCCGATCTGGCATTGCGCGACGCCGGGGATCGGGAAGCGCACCGGGCTCTCCAGCGTGAGTACGTTGCGTCCTCCGCCCGCTGCCAGGTGCGACAGCAGGCTCGAGAAGGTCGTGTGCCTCCCCTGACCCAGCGGGGCGGCGATCAGGACGACCCCGGTGCGGTGCGCGAGCAGGCGCTGGGTCTCGTCCGCGACCTCCTTGGACATGCCCAGCTCCTGGAACTCGCGCGCGACCAGGCCCTCGTCGACGATCTTGAGGACGACCCGCTCGCCGTGGAGTGTCGGGAAGGAGGCCAGCGTCGCGCCCAGCAGGCGGTTGCGCACCCGGATGCGCAGGCGCCCCTCGGCCGGGGCGGCCGCCGCGCCCGCCGGCCGGCACCCCGCGAGCTCCGTCGCGCGGTCCGTGATGGCACGCCGCAGCGCCGGCGGCGCCGTCTCGCCGTCCTGCAGCAGGCCCCGGCCCCGGAAACGCACGCGCAGCCCCTGCTCGATCGCCTCGAGGTGGATCTCGCGACAGCGCCGCCGCACGGCCTGGAGCACGAACCGCCGCAGCCACTCCTCGGCCGTGAAGCCCTCCGGCGGCGCGTCCGGCAGCAGCAGCCTGCGCGCGTCCGCCTCGTCGCCCAGGTCGAGGAGGCCCCCGCCGGCGCCCAGGTCCCCCTCCGGGTAGAAGCGCCGGAGCGCGGCCTCGAGCGCCGCCTCCGGGCAGATCAGCGGCTCGGGGTCGAGGCCGGTCATCTCGCGCACCGCGGCGATGTCCTCCGCCCGCGAGGGGTCGACGAGCGCCACCGTCAGCGTCCGCCCCAGCACGTGCAGGGGCACGATCCGCCGCTCGCGGGCGAAGCCCGCCGGCAGCAGCTGCAGCACCTCCTCCGGCACCCGGTAGCGCTCGAGGTTGACCGCCGCCACGCCGAACTGGTCGCGCAGGAAGCCGACGAGCGCGTCCGCCGTGAGGTGCCCCAGCCGGATGAGGTTGTAGCACAGCCGCCCGCCCGAGCGCTGCTGCTGCGCGAGCGCCTCCTGGAGCTGGCCCTCCGTGATGACCCCGGCCTGCAGGAGCAGTTCGCCGATGCGCCGCCGCTCGTCCCCGCCCACGCTACTCACCCCGCACGACCACGCGGTTGCGCCCGAGCTCCTTCGCGCGGTAGAGCGCGTGGTCGGCCGCCGCCACCAGCCCCTCGGGGGCGCCGATCTGCGGGTGCGGGACCGAGGCCACGCCGACGCTCACGGTCACGCGCAGGGGCCCCTCGGGGCCGACGACCGGGTGCGCCTCCACCGCGGCCCGCAGCCGCTCGGCGACGCGCTGCGCCGCGGCGGGACCGGTGTCGGGCATCACCACGGCGAACTCCTCGCCGCCATGCCGCGCCAGCACGTCGAGCCCGCGCACCTGCGCCCGCAGCGCGTGCGCGAGCTCCTGCAGGACCAGGTCGCCGAGCTGGTGCCCGTACGTGTCGTTGAAGCTCTTGAAGTGGTCGATGTCGAGCATGGCCAGGGAGAGCGGCGAGCCGAGGCGCTCGCTGCGCTGGAACTCGCGCCGCAGCGCCTCCTGGAAGTAGCGGCGGTTGTGCAGCCTCGTGAGCCCATCGGTGATCGAGAGCCGCACGGCGCGCTCGTGGAGCCGCGCGTAGTCGATGACGATGTTCGCCTGGCGCACGATCGACTCGAAGGTCTTCCCCGCCCGCTCGGAGTAGGCCCCGGCCTCGGCGGCCGCGACGGCCAGCGCGCCGCTCGGCCTCCCCCGCGTCGAGAGCCCGGCGAGCAGGACCGCGCCCGGCAGCCCGGGCTGGTC harbors:
- a CDS encoding ATPase, T2SS/T4P/T4SS family, producing the protein MGGDERRRIGELLLQAGVITEGQLQEALAQQQRSGGRLCYNLIRLGHLTADALVGFLRDQFGVAAVNLERYRVPEEVLQLLPAGFARERRIVPLHVLGRTLTVALVDPSRAEDIAAVREMTGLDPEPLICPEAALEAALRRFYPEGDLGAGGGLLDLGDEADARRLLLPDAPPEGFTAEEWLRRFVLQAVRRRCREIHLEAIEQGLRVRFRGRGLLQDGETAPPALRRAITDRATELAGCRPAGAAAAPAEGRLRIRVRNRLLGATLASFPTLHGERVVLKIVDEGLVAREFQELGMSKEVADETQRLLAHRTGVVLIAAPLGQGRHTTFSSLLSHLAAGGGRNVLTLESPVRFPIPGVAQCQIGGRTALSFAAGLQALLHQEPDVVGLGDVPDRDTLEMVFNAARRCLVVAICEARDNLQALAWLREAGVSPATQGMLLRGLLSQRLLPKLCPACREPLAEPPRLLEGIRGHDIGDLTFYGAGGCAECGGTGRAGRVALFELLAVREELRERLLRGEPLRLIVEEAQRQGMWTLREDGLLKASQGLADLREVLDAVGGEEAPPA